The following are encoded in a window of bacterium genomic DNA:
- a CDS encoding ABC transporter ATP-binding protein, whose protein sequence is MEEKKKPGILEVQNLYLSFAGIQVLSGVSFSVMAGEIYCIIGPNGAGKTSLLNCINGHYKPQKGRIFFQGQDITSLKPHKIASMGVARTFQKVELFHGMTVLDNIKLGRHCLMHFSPLGSLLRMPHVVKEEIRHRKEIEEEIIDFMGLSGYRYHPVAMLPIGVRKRVDMARALAMRPKVLLLDEIMAGMAVEEKEDIASYIMDVHRDLGVTIIWIEHDLAAVMDLSDRVCVLNFGYKIAEGLPQEVQAHPQVIEAYLGKGKSAGGFKDAAHS, encoded by the coding sequence ATGGAGGAGAAAAAGAAACCTGGGATTCTAGAGGTACAAAATCTTTATCTATCCTTTGCAGGCATCCAGGTCCTCAGCGGAGTAAGCTTCTCGGTTATGGCCGGGGAGATCTATTGCATCATAGGGCCCAACGGAGCCGGCAAGACAAGCCTTCTTAATTGCATCAATGGTCATTACAAGCCCCAGAAGGGACGGATTTTTTTCCAAGGCCAAGACATCACCTCCTTGAAGCCTCACAAAATAGCATCCATGGGCGTGGCCAGGACCTTCCAAAAGGTGGAGCTTTTCCATGGCATGACGGTTCTGGACAACATAAAGCTGGGTCGCCACTGCCTCATGCACTTTTCCCCCCTGGGGAGCCTTTTGAGGATGCCCCATGTGGTAAAGGAAGAAATCAGGCATCGCAAGGAAATCGAGGAGGAAATAATAGATTTCATGGGCCTCTCGGGTTATCGGTATCACCCTGTGGCCATGCTTCCCATAGGGGTACGCAAGCGGGTGGATATGGCTCGCGCCTTGGCCATGAGGCCTAAGGTACTCTTGCTGGATGAGATCATGGCAGGAATGGCCGTGGAGGAGAAGGAAGACATAGCCAGTTACATAATGGATGTTCACAGGGACCTGGGGGTCACCATCATCTGGATAGAACATGACTTGGCTGCGGTCATGGACCTCTCGGACAGGGTTTGTGTTTTGAACTTCGGTTACAAGATAGCCGAGGGTCTGCCCCAAGAGGTTCAGGCACATCCCCAGGTGATCGAGGCCTACCTTGGTAAAGGTAAAAGTGCTGGGGGATTCAAGGATGCGGCTCACAGTTGA
- a CDS encoding ABC transporter ATP-binding protein — MLLKVENLRVVYHDVISVLHGVSLGVSEGELLVIIGANGAGKTTLLRTICGMIDFYDGKVVEGDVKLGGKSIKSLHTTEILKKHRLTFVMEDRPVFWYLTVEENLLAAAHVRWDNQVASDMEEVYDYFPVLRRLREKRAGLASGGEQQMLAIAMALMTRPRVLLLDEPSLGLAPLVTQELFQIVARLNKEKGVTVALVEQNANAALGIGDRGYVMETGRVVLEGKASELLENQDVREFYLGSGEKERKSYRDARRYKRRKRWL; from the coding sequence ATGCTTTTGAAGGTCGAAAACCTAAGGGTGGTCTATCATGACGTGATTTCAGTGCTCCATGGGGTTTCCCTGGGAGTAAGTGAAGGAGAACTCTTGGTGATCATAGGTGCCAATGGAGCAGGAAAGACAACTTTGCTCAGAACCATATGCGGCATGATAGATTTCTACGATGGGAAGGTTGTAGAAGGAGATGTCAAGCTTGGAGGCAAGTCCATCAAGTCACTACACACAACGGAAATATTGAAAAAGCACAGGTTGACCTTTGTCATGGAAGACAGACCGGTCTTCTGGTACCTCACGGTGGAGGAGAACCTTCTGGCAGCCGCCCATGTACGCTGGGACAACCAGGTGGCCTCGGACATGGAGGAGGTCTATGATTATTTTCCGGTCTTGAGGAGACTCAGGGAGAAAAGGGCGGGATTGGCCTCTGGGGGCGAGCAGCAGATGCTAGCCATAGCCATGGCTCTCATGACGAGGCCAAGAGTACTGCTCTTGGATGAACCCTCTTTGGGGCTTGCCCCTTTGGTGACCCAAGAGCTCTTCCAAATAGTTGCGAGACTCAACAAGGAAAAAGGGGTAACAGTGGCTCTGGTGGAGCAAAATGCCAATGCAGCTTTGGGAATAGGAGATCGAGGTTACGTGATGGAAACAGGGAGGGTGGTCCTGGAAGGCAAGGCTTCGGAGCTCTTGGAAAACCAAGATGTGCGGGAATTCTACCTGGGTTCAGGGGAAAAGGAGAGAAAAAGCTACAGAGATGCAAGACGATACAAGAGAAGAAAAAGATGGCTCTGA